In the genome of Actinobacillus lignieresii, the window AAGTTTAAGCAATCGGCACTACGTTTTACGATCGAGGTTAAATCATCCACCGAGTAAAACTCTAAACGCTGTACAATACCAAAGCGGTCACGTAGTGGAGACGTTAATGAACCGGCACGGGTCGTTGCACCGACTAGAGTAAACGGAGGCAAGTCCAACTTAATCGAACGTGCCGCCGGCCCTTCACCGATCATGATATCCAGCTGATAATCTTCCATCGCCGGATAAAGCACTTCTTCAATTGCCGGTGATAAGCGGTGGATCTCATCAATAAATAACACATCATAAGGCTCTAAATTAGTCAGCATTGCCGCTAGATCGCCCGCTTTCTCTAACACAGGTCCGGAAGTTGTGCGAATACTCACGCCCATTTCGTTGGCAACAATATTAGCTAGGGTGGTTTTACCCAATCCCGGCGGACCAAAAATTAATAAGTGATCTAGCGCCTCATCACGCAATTTTGCCGCTTTAATAAAGATCTCCATCTGCTCTCGTACAGACGGCTGACCGACATAATCCGCCAATAATTTAGGACGAATCGCACGATCAATCACTTCCTCCTCACGCTTCGGCGAGGCACTAATTATTCTATCTGCTTCAATCATTTAAGGTATTTTTACTTTTTAAAGAGAGGCTTTTAATGCTTCACGAATTAATTGTTCGCTGGTTGCACCCGCTTTATTCACTTTCTTAATCATCTTCTCAGCATCAGCGAGTTTATAGCCTAACGCCACTAAGGCATCACGGGCTTCATCTGCCGGATCGTGCGAATGTGTTGCAACAATCGTTTCAACCGAATGTTCTTCAAAGAAATCACTTTGTGCCACACCTTTGAATTTGCCTTTGAGTTCTACTAATAAACGCTCGGCTGTCTTGCGCCCAATGCCCGGAATTTTAGTTAATTTGGCAAGTTCTTCATTTTCAACAGCATTGGCAAATTGTGAAACCGACATCGCCGATAAAATCGCAAGGGCTAATTTAGGTCCGACACCGTTGGTTTTAATCAATTCACGAAATAGTGTTCTGTCTTGCTTTTGTGCAAAACCAAATAATAAATGTGCATCTTCACGTACGACTAAATGCGTAAAGATTGTGGCTTCTTCACCTACTTGTGGCAAGCTGTAAAAGCTCGTCATCGGCAATAGCACTTCATATCCGACACCTTGAACATCAATTACCATTTCAGGCGGTTGTTTTTCAATAATTTTACCCCGTAATCTTCCGATCATTGATTTTATTCCAAACTAAAAAATTTGCCTTAGCATAACAGAAAACTGTATAGAATAACAGGCTAACAAGCGGTCTATTTCAGCTAATTTTTTTGCAAAAAAATAGCCCGCTAATCAGCGAGCTATTTTCAATCAAATTAAATTATGCTTTTTTTCTTACCACTAATTGGCTTAATACCACCAATGTCAGTGAGAAAATAATCATAATCGTTGCTAATGCATTGACTTCCGGCGTCACACCCGTTTTCACCAGCGAGAAGATTTTTAACGGTAATACTTCATAACTTGGGCTGGTAACGAATGATGAAACCACTACGTCATCCAACGAAATGGTAAAGCTTAATAACCAACCGGAAATAATCGACGGTAATGCCAACGGTAAAATAATTTTACGTAAAATCGTTACTTCGCTTGCACCTAAATCTTTCGCTGCTTCTAACATCTTGCCATCAAAATCGCTTAAACGAGATGAAATAGTAATGACCACATAAGGCAAACAGAACGTAATATGCGCAATTAATAACGAAATAAAACCAAGTTGCACACCTAAAATCATAAATAGCACTAATAAAGAAACTGCCATCACGATATCCGGCGACATCATCACGATAAACAGTAAACCACCGACCATTTGCTTACCACGGAATTTATAGCGGTATAGCGCAATCGAAGTTAATGCCCCTAAAACAGTTGAAAATGTTGCGGCAAAAAACGCAATCGTTAATGAGTTCATCGTCGCTTGCACTAACGTATCATTAGCGAATAAACGCTCATACCAGTTCCAACTGAATCCTTTCCATTGTAAGCCGTAACGGTCTTCGTTAAATGAGTTTACCACCAAAATAATAATCGGAATATAAAGGTAGGCAAACACCACGAACATAAAAAAGTTTCTTAAGGTCTTTTTCATTATTCAAGCTCCACCTTTTTATTTAATAATTTATTTGCACGGTAATAAACATATAACATTAACGCCATTAACACGGTAAGGGCGATACTAACCGCCGAACCTAATGCAAACTGGTTGGTATTTAAGAACAAGCTCTTAATAATATTACCGATTAACGGTGTTTTACCGCCGCCTAATAAGTCGGCAACATAGAACATTCCCATTGCCGGTAATAATACCAATAAACAACCTGCCACAATCCCCGGCATTGTCAGCGGAATGGTTACACGCACAAAACGTTGGAACGCATTCGCACCTAAATCTTTTGCCGCTTCTAATAAACGACCGTCAATTTTCTCGATGGAGGAATAAAGCGGTAAAATCATAAACGGTAACAGTATATATACTAAACCGATAATAATCGCCAATTCGGAGTTTAATAAACGAAGCGGTTCGTCAATTAAGCCGATTGCCAATAACGCCTCGTTTAATACCCCCTTCACGCCTAAGAAAATTTTAATGCCGTAGATACGGATCAGCGAGTTTGTCCAAAACGGCAATACGACTAAAAATAACAAAATCGGACGAATCTTCGCCGGCATTTTAGCGATAATAAACGCAAACGGATAACCGATGATTAAACAGAAAAACGTTGCTATCGCCGACATTTTAAACGAGTTCCACAATACCGTTGCATAGGTATCGTTGAACAACTGCGTATATGCGTCAAGGCTAAAGATGAAATCTACAAAGTATGCGCTTTGGCGGTTTTCGGTTAAAAAGCTGATTAACAGTACCAATACGTTCGGTACGAGTACAAAAAGCAACAACCAACCGAAGATAACCGAAACCGTTCCGGCTTGGAATTTGTTGTTAGCAATCTTCATCGTTGAGTACAACCTCCCAACCTTCATACCAAGTTAATGCCACTTTTTGACCGACCTCGTGATCGATATTCGGATCATCTTCGTTAAAGAATTCACTTACCAATACCGTCATACCGTTATGATCAAGTTTCACGCTTGATTCTAACGTCATACCTTTATAATTACGATCTAAAATATGACCGACAATCGCTTTAGAGCTTTCGTTTTCGTCCAACTCTTCGATCAAAATATCTTCCGGACGTAATAACACTTTCAGTTTTTGATTCGGCTGTACATCCATATCTTCCACTTTAATGTTACAAATACGACCTTCTACATTCGCTTTTACATTACGCGCATCAACACGTTCAATCACGGTTGCATCAAACACGTTGATTTCACCAATAAAGCGAGCTACAAATAAGTTTTTAGGCTCTTCATAAATTTCACGAGGCGTACCATCTTGTGCAATTTTACCGCCGTTCATTACGATGATACGGTCTGACATCGTTAATGCTTCTTCTTGATCGTGCGTAACGAAAATAAAGGTAATACCTAACTGACGTTGTAATGCTTTTAACTCATGTTGCATTTCTTTACGCAATTTATAGTCAAGTGCAGAAAGCGATTCGTCCAATAATAATACTTTCGGCTTATTTACTACCGCACGAGCAATGGCAATACGTTGTTGCTGACCGCCCGAAAGCTGAGCCGGTTTTTGTTCCGCTCTATCTTCCAAACGCACCATACGCAACGCTTCCATTACGCGAGGTTTGATTTGATCATTCGGCACTTTTTGCATACGTAAACCGAACGCCACGTTTTCAAAAATCGTCATATGCGGGAATAACGCATAACTTTGGAAAACCGTATTGACCGGACGTTGTTCGGCCGGAACGTTAGATACATCTTGACCGTCAAGAATGATCGAACCTTCCGTCAAGTCTTCAAAACCCGCAATTAAACGTAACGCTGTTGTCTTACCGCAGCCTGAAGGACCTAAAATAGTTAAAAACTCACCATCGTTAATGGTTAAATTTAAATTTTTAAGAATCGTTTTGCTACCATAGCTTTTCGTCACATTGCGTAGTTCGATGATTGGTTTTTGTTCTAACTGTTCCATCTACTTTTGTCTTCCCCCTAGGGCATAAAATGAAAATGCAAAATCTGAATTATTTTCAGGGCGAGTGCGTAACTATACGCATAAAATTAACTGCTAATAATATAGCGAACAGCTCAATTTTAAAAGCAAAAATTTGATTTTTAAGGCATTTATTTCGGTCGAGAGCCACTGAACAAGCGGTTAAATTTCGCTGATTTTTTGTAATGTTAAATTAGTTTCAGTTATTCGATACGGATCGCAAAATTTTAAAGAAATTCGACCGCTTGTTGTCTTTCGGCTAAAATATTGCGGTTTAAAAAGTGACTGAAGATAAAGTAAATAAAAGTAGATAAAATGAAATTAAATGATCAACAACAACAAGCGGTAGAATATGTAACAGGAGCTTGCCTTGTGTTAGCGGGTGCAGGCTCGGGCAAAACGCGTGTCATCATTAATAAAATCGCTCATCTGATTGCGCATTGCGGTTACTCACCAAAACAAATCGCAGCGGTAACCTTTACCAACAAAGCAGCACGTGAAATGCGTGAGCGTGTTGCCCATTCCATCGGCAAAGAAAACAGCAAAGGGCTAACCATTTCAACCTTCCATACTCTTGGTTTTGAAATTTTAAAACGTGAATACAAATTACTGAGTTTCAAATCCGGTATGACGTTGTTTGATGAACACGATCAACTCGCATTACTCAAACATTTGTTACCGGAAAATGCGGCGGAAGATAAAGATTTACTCAAAGCATTGATTTCTACTATTTCCAACTGGAAAAACGATCTGCTTTCGCCCGAAACGGTATTAACTCGAGTGCGAGATGAGCGTGAACGTGTGTTTTCGCATTTTTATCAGCTCTACCAAAATCAGCTAAAAGCCTATAATGCGCTTGATTTTGACGATTTAATTATGCTGCCGGTATTACTATTTCGCCAATTTCCGGAAGCGAAAACCCGTTGGCAGCAAAAAGTCCGTTATTTACTGGTGGACGAATACCAAGATACCAATACCAGCCAATATGAGTTGATCAAATTATTGGTAGGCAATGAGGCAAATTTCACGGTTGTTGGTGATGATGACCAATCAATCTATTCGTGGCGTGGTGCAAAACCAGAAAATATGCAACGTTTGCGTGAAGATTTTGATTTAAAAGTGATTAAACTGGAGCAAAATTACCGTTCCAGCCAACGCATTTTGCATTGTGCCAATATTTTGATTGATAACAACGATCATATTTTCCAAAAACGCTTGTTTTCGAATTTAGGCGAAGGCGAAAAATTAAATGTTATCGAAGCCAAAAATGAAGAACACGAAGCGGAACGTATTGTTGGGGAATTAATCGCCCATCGTTTTTCCAACAAAACCAAATACAAAGATTATGCGATTTTATATCGTGGTAATCATCAGTCTCGCTTGCTGGAAAAATTGCTGATGCAAAACCGTATCCCCTATAAAATTTCCGGCGGAACGTCATTTTTCGCCCGTGCCGAAATTAAAGATATGATGGCTTACTTGCGTTTAGTAGTTAATCAAGACGATGATGCGGCGTTTTTACGTATCGTTAATACCCCAAAACGGGAAATCGGTGCGGTAACGCTGGAAAAACTGGGCTTACTTGCCAATGAAAAACAGGTCAGCTTGTTTGAAGCGATTTTCGATTTTGAATTGATTCAACGTCTGACACCCAAACCCTATCAAGCATTGCAAGATTTTGCCCGTTGGATTGTCGAAATTGCCGACCAAGCGGAACGCTCTGATCCGATTGAAGCGGTAAAAGATTTATTGGCAAAAATTCAATACGAAGCCTATTTGTACGAAACCGCCACTTCGCCGAAAGCGGCTGAAATGCAAAGCCGTAACGTGCAAACGTTGTTTGAATGGGTGCAAGGTATGCTGGAAGGCGATGAAATTGAAGAACCGATGACGTTAGTGCAAGTGGTAAACCGCCTGACGTTGCGTGATATGTTAGAACGTGGTGAAGGTGAAGATGATGATGAAGCGGACCAAGTGCAATTAATGACGCTGCATGCTTCAAAAGGTTTGGAATTTCCGCACGTTTTCTTAGTCGGGATGGAAGAAGGTATTCTGCCGCACCAAACCAGCTTGGATGAGGATAATGTTGAGGAAGAACGCCGTCTTGCTTACGTAGGCATTACTCGAGCGCAACAAACGCTAACCTTTTCACTCTGTAAAGAACGCCGCCAGTACGGTGAAATTATCAAACCGGAACCAAGTCGCTTCTTACTTGAATTACCACAAGACGATTTAGTTTGGGAAAGTGAAAAACCGAAAATGACCAAGGAACAGAAAGTCGAAAAAACCTCAGCCAATATCGCCAACCTAATGGCAATGCTAAAGGCGAATAAAAAATAAGATTTTCCTCACATTAATAAGGGCTAACAGTGTTATCCCTTATTAATAACGAGTTATTTGGTTTTATGTTATCCCATATAACCGCTGATGATTTCGCCTAATTTGTGTTCGAATTATATTCTCTGGTTCAGCTCTTAATTTCGCTAATTGCGCCAATATTGCTTGTAATTGCTGTGAAATACTCGCATTTCCCAAACTTTCGTGTCGCCACGGGCTGTCGGTTTCAATCAGTAAGCGATTAAGCGGTAATTTTTTGGCAATTTTTTGCGTTTTCGGATTCCATAAAATATCCGGTGTAACACTGGCGAAATAAGGGGTACGAAGAAAACGTTCAAACGAATCATCATCGGTTTTAAACCAATGGAAATGCGCATGTTGAATTTGGTATTTTTCCAGCAAATCCAGCATTATCGCCACATCATCATGCACGATATGCAAATTTAACGGTAAATTTAACCGCTTGCTTAATGCAACAAATTGTTCCAATAAGGCAAGATAGGGCCGATAATCCAGCTTAGGATTCCGTCTTTTTAGATAATGCGGTAATCCTACTTCACCGATAGCGGTCAAATTCGCTCGATTTTTTACAATCCAATCAAATAACGCTTGCTGCTGTTTCTCATCAATTAATACCTGTTCAGGATGAAAACCTGCCGCAATTTGGATTTTCGGAAATTTTTGTTTTAATGCGAGTAACGTTTCCGCACTGGCTAAATCTGTACTGACCGCCAATATACCTTGCAGCAAAGGATCACTCACTATCCGCTCTATTTGGCTCACATCAAGCTGATCTAAATGAATATGGCTATCAAACATCTCTTTCTTATCTCTATTTACAAGCGGTCGAATTTACAAAAAATGCTGTAAATTCGACCGCTTGTCACTTAGCTATGCTGTAACGTATCAAAAATCACTTCGGCAAGTTGTTTTGAAATACCGGGTACGGATTGAATCTCTTCTAACGTAGCGGATTTCACACCTTGCATACCGCCGAGATATTTCAATAATGCTTGGCGACGTTTTGCCCCTACACCGGCAATAGATTCTAATCCGCTTTCCGTAAAGGCTTTTTGGCGTTTTTTACGGTGTCCGGTAATCGCATGATTGTGTGATTCGTCACGAATATGTTGAATCAAATGCAAGGCGGGACTGTCCGGCGGTAAGTGAATTTCCTTATCCCATTTGCTGATCAATAAAGTTTCTAAACCGGCTTTTCGCTCTACTCCTTTCGCCACACCAATTAACAACGGTTTACGCTTATCCCAACTGACATTTAACGAAGTAAAGGTTTCCAACGCTCGATTCAGCTGACCTTTCCCACCATCAATAAAAATAATATCCGGAATTTTTTCTTCTTCTAAATTGCGGTCATAACGTTTTAATAAGGCTTGTTCCATTGCCGCATAGTCATCACCACCGGTAATACCTTCAATATTAAAACGGCGGTAATCCGATTTTAGCGGCCCATTTTCATCAAATACGACACAAGAAGCTACCGTTTGATTACCCATTGTGTGAGAAATATCGAAACACTCCATTCGCTTGATTTCCGCTAAATTGAGTAATGCCTTGAGCGAATCATAACACTGGCGAATATGCGTATCTTGTTTAAGTTGTAAGGTAAGAGCGGCTTCCGCATTGGTTTTTGCTAATGCCAAATAGCGGCTTTTATCGCCACGAATATTTTTATCGGCAATACTGACTTTATGCCCCGCTTGTTCGGACAGCACATTAGCTAATGCAGTCACTTCACTTAACGACTGATCGATAATAATTTGATTCGGTATCGTGCGATGTTGGTTCATTTGTAAATAAAACTGACCGACAAAGGTATCCGCCAACTCGCTTAAATCGGTATTGTTCGGCACTTTAGGAAAATAGGAACGATTACCCAATACCTTACCGTGACGCACAAATAAAATATGTACGCAAGCAATACCGTGTTGATAAGCGATCGAAATAATATCCAAATCATCCAAACGTTCGTTAGAGACAAATTGTTTTTCTTGCACCGCTCGTACCGATTGGATCTGATCGCGAAAACGAGCCGCCGCTTCAAAATCCAGATCTTGCGCAGCGTTTTCCATTTTTTGTACCAAATGTTCCACTACTTGCCCGTCTTTACCTTGCAAAAATAAACGAACAAGATTCACTTGGTTATCATATTCCGCTTGTGAGTAATAACCCTCCACACAAGGAGCAAGACAACGCCCTATTTGGTATTGCAAACAAGGGCGAGAACGATTTTTATAGTAGCTGTCTTCACATTGGCGAATCGGAAACAGTTTTTGCAGCAAGTTTAGCGTTTCACGCACTGCACCTGCATTCGGATACGGGCCAAAATATTCACCGGCAACTTTTTTACTACCACGAAACGAAG includes:
- the ruvB gene encoding Holliday junction branch migration DNA helicase RuvB — encoded protein: MIEADRIISASPKREEEVIDRAIRPKLLADYVGQPSVREQMEIFIKAAKLRDEALDHLLIFGPPGLGKTTLANIVANEMGVSIRTTSGPVLEKAGDLAAMLTNLEPYDVLFIDEIHRLSPAIEEVLYPAMEDYQLDIMIGEGPAARSIKLDLPPFTLVGATTRAGSLTSPLRDRFGIVQRLEFYSVDDLTSIVKRSADCLNLNLSPDAAYEVARRSRGTPRIANRLLRRVRDYADVRNNGVITSDIAKQALAMLDVDSEGFDFMDIKLLQAIVERFDGGPVGLDNLAAAIGEERDTIEDVLEPYLIQQGFLQRTPRGRIATSRTYAHLGIAKLD
- the ruvA gene encoding Holliday junction branch migration protein RuvA produces the protein MIGRLRGKIIEKQPPEMVIDVQGVGYEVLLPMTSFYSLPQVGEEATIFTHLVVREDAHLLFGFAQKQDRTLFRELIKTNGVGPKLALAILSAMSVSQFANAVENEELAKLTKIPGIGRKTAERLLVELKGKFKGVAQSDFFEEHSVETIVATHSHDPADEARDALVALGYKLADAEKMIKKVNKAGATSEQLIREALKASL
- the potC gene encoding spermidine/putrescine ABC transporter permease PotC codes for the protein MKKTLRNFFMFVVFAYLYIPIIILVVNSFNEDRYGLQWKGFSWNWYERLFANDTLVQATMNSLTIAFFAATFSTVLGALTSIALYRYKFRGKQMVGGLLFIVMMSPDIVMAVSLLVLFMILGVQLGFISLLIAHITFCLPYVVITISSRLSDFDGKMLEAAKDLGASEVTILRKIILPLALPSIISGWLLSFTISLDDVVVSSFVTSPSYEVLPLKIFSLVKTGVTPEVNALATIMIIFSLTLVVLSQLVVRKKA
- the potB gene encoding spermidine/putrescine ABC transporter permease PotB encodes the protein MKIANNKFQAGTVSVIFGWLLLFVLVPNVLVLLISFLTENRQSAYFVDFIFSLDAYTQLFNDTYATVLWNSFKMSAIATFFCLIIGYPFAFIIAKMPAKIRPILLFLVVLPFWTNSLIRIYGIKIFLGVKGVLNEALLAIGLIDEPLRLLNSELAIIIGLVYILLPFMILPLYSSIEKIDGRLLEAAKDLGANAFQRFVRVTIPLTMPGIVAGCLLVLLPAMGMFYVADLLGGGKTPLIGNIIKSLFLNTNQFALGSAVSIALTVLMALMLYVYYRANKLLNKKVELE
- the potA gene encoding spermidine/putrescine ABC transporter ATP-binding protein PotA — protein: MEQLEQKPIIELRNVTKSYGSKTILKNLNLTINDGEFLTILGPSGCGKTTALRLIAGFEDLTEGSIILDGQDVSNVPAEQRPVNTVFQSYALFPHMTIFENVAFGLRMQKVPNDQIKPRVMEALRMVRLEDRAEQKPAQLSGGQQQRIAIARAVVNKPKVLLLDESLSALDYKLRKEMQHELKALQRQLGITFIFVTHDQEEALTMSDRIIVMNGGKIAQDGTPREIYEEPKNLFVARFIGEINVFDATVIERVDARNVKANVEGRICNIKVEDMDVQPNQKLKVLLRPEDILIEELDENESSKAIVGHILDRNYKGMTLESSVKLDHNGMTVLVSEFFNEDDPNIDHEVGQKVALTWYEGWEVVLNDEDC
- the rep gene encoding DNA helicase Rep, with product MKLNDQQQQAVEYVTGACLVLAGAGSGKTRVIINKIAHLIAHCGYSPKQIAAVTFTNKAAREMRERVAHSIGKENSKGLTISTFHTLGFEILKREYKLLSFKSGMTLFDEHDQLALLKHLLPENAAEDKDLLKALISTISNWKNDLLSPETVLTRVRDERERVFSHFYQLYQNQLKAYNALDFDDLIMLPVLLFRQFPEAKTRWQQKVRYLLVDEYQDTNTSQYELIKLLVGNEANFTVVGDDDQSIYSWRGAKPENMQRLREDFDLKVIKLEQNYRSSQRILHCANILIDNNDHIFQKRLFSNLGEGEKLNVIEAKNEEHEAERIVGELIAHRFSNKTKYKDYAILYRGNHQSRLLEKLLMQNRIPYKISGGTSFFARAEIKDMMAYLRLVVNQDDDAAFLRIVNTPKREIGAVTLEKLGLLANEKQVSLFEAIFDFELIQRLTPKPYQALQDFARWIVEIADQAERSDPIEAVKDLLAKIQYEAYLYETATSPKAAEMQSRNVQTLFEWVQGMLEGDEIEEPMTLVQVVNRLTLRDMLERGEGEDDDEADQVQLMTLHASKGLEFPHVFLVGMEEGILPHQTSLDEDNVEEERRLAYVGITRAQQTLTFSLCKERRQYGEIIKPEPSRFLLELPQDDLVWESEKPKMTKEQKVEKTSANIANLMAMLKANKK
- a CDS encoding TatD family hydrolase — encoded protein: MFDSHIHLDQLDVSQIERIVSDPLLQGILAVSTDLASAETLLALKQKFPKIQIAAGFHPEQVLIDEKQQQALFDWIVKNRANLTAIGEVGLPHYLKRRNPKLDYRPYLALLEQFVALSKRLNLPLNLHIVHDDVAIMLDLLEKYQIQHAHFHWFKTDDDSFERFLRTPYFASVTPDILWNPKTQKIAKKLPLNRLLIETDSPWRHESLGNASISQQLQAILAQLAKLRAEPENIIRTQIRRNHQRLYGIT
- the uvrC gene encoding excinuclease ABC subunit UvrC gives rise to the protein MFDAKAFLADVPHLPGVYRMYDAKNTIIYVGKAKDLKKRLSSYFRSQLASKKTEALVANIHHIETTITHSETEALLLEHNYIKENQPKYNVLLRDDKSYPYILLTKHQHPRITSFRGSKKVAGEYFGPYPNAGAVRETLNLLQKLFPIRQCEDSYYKNRSRPCLQYQIGRCLAPCVEGYYSQAEYDNQVNLVRLFLQGKDGQVVEHLVQKMENAAQDLDFEAAARFRDQIQSVRAVQEKQFVSNERLDDLDIISIAYQHGIACVHILFVRHGKVLGNRSYFPKVPNNTDLSELADTFVGQFYLQMNQHRTIPNQIIIDQSLSEVTALANVLSEQAGHKVSIADKNIRGDKSRYLALAKTNAEAALTLQLKQDTHIRQCYDSLKALLNLAEIKRMECFDISHTMGNQTVASCVVFDENGPLKSDYRRFNIEGITGGDDYAAMEQALLKRYDRNLEEEKIPDIIFIDGGKGQLNRALETFTSLNVSWDKRKPLLIGVAKGVERKAGLETLLISKWDKEIHLPPDSPALHLIQHIRDESHNHAITGHRKKRQKAFTESGLESIAGVGAKRRQALLKYLGGMQGVKSATLEEIQSVPGISKQLAEVIFDTLQHS